In Halictus rubicundus isolate RS-2024b chromosome 5, iyHalRubi1_principal, whole genome shotgun sequence, one genomic interval encodes:
- the LOC143354535 gene encoding uncharacterized protein LOC143354535 codes for MFLKVLLLLAAAAGLASAELPSYLHICGIRNPNLDQCIINSVNDLAGTLRNGIPELNIPPSEPFIMEKVKLADLPNFKAYGMNIKVFGLPSYHINSLHMDLEKQQVDLDLHFAEIKMNADYKVSARILVPIEGEGPITLTSSNVGAKVRMNYQLVERKGKKYMYFSSMTTKLDIKDFKSKLESRNFDKTIQEAINQAFGNSHKEIIETSGPNIESAISEKCLQMANNLCQRYPYDELFPDRE; via the exons ATGTTCCTCAAGGTATTGTTGCTGCTCGCGGCTGCCGCGGGACTCGCCAGTGCCGAACTTC CATCGTATTTGCACATATGTGGCATAAGGAACCCTAATCTGGACCAGTGCATAATCAACAGCGTGAATGATTTGGCGGGCACACTTCGCAATGGTATTCCGGAATTGAACATTCCGCCATCGGAACCGTTCATTATGGAGAAAGTGAAGCTCGCCGACTTGCCAAACTTCAAAGCTTACGGAATGAACATCAAAGTCTTCGGCCTTCCGAGTTATCATATTAATTCCCTTCACATGGATCTGGAGAAACAGCAGGTCGACTTAGATCTCCATTTTGCAGAGATCAAAATGAACGCGGATTACAAAGTCTCCGCGAGAATTTTGGTACCGATCGAGGGCGAAGGACCGATCACTTTGACTTCGA GCAACGTAGGCGCGAAAGTAAGAATGAACTACCAGCTGGTCGAACGTAAAGGCAAGAAATACATGTACTTCTCGTCGATGACGACGAAACTCGACATCAAAGATTTTAAATCGAAGCTGGAATCTCGGAACTTCGACAAGACTATACAGGAAGCAATCAACCAGGCATTCGGCAACAGTCACAAGGAAATTATCGAAACCAGCGGGCCCAATATCGAAAGTGCAATTTCCGAGAAATGTCTTCAGATGGCCAATAACCTCTGCCAGCGTTACCCTTACGACGAACTATTCCCGGATCGAGAATAA
- the LOC143354534 gene encoding circadian clock-controlled protein daywake: MKITGLILAAVFTVAFARDLPEFLHVCKRNDPQLGDCIKASVENVKPYLLRGVPEYKLPSLEPLKLKELVSTSGNNLNLKLKNVDVYGASNFSVTKIRANIDTLRFVIELDLPNLALEGDYEIDGKVILLRLQGSGPVFGNFTNCKAKVKLQAATTKGKDGQNLVNIVDFKTRIAVGSGHLKLNNLFGGDPALGEAVNVAINSNFDAFIKEIQPSLESAISDTFLQIANSILTQFSYETLFPLS, encoded by the exons ATGAAGATCACAGGATTAATCCTAGCGGCCGTCTTCACTGTCGCTTTTGCGCGAGATCTGC CCGAGTTTCTTCACGTCTGCAAGCGGAACGATCCGCAATTAGGCGACTGTATCAAAGCGAGCGTGGAGAACGTGAAGCCATACTTATTGCGCGGAGTTCCGGAGTATAAACTTCCATCCCTGGAGCCGTTGAAATTAAAAGAGCTGGTCTCAACGTCGGGGAACAACCTTAACCTGAAGCTGAAGAACGTCGACGTGTACGGCGCCAGTAATTTCTCCGTGACTAAAATAAG GGCCAACATCGACACGTTGCGTTTCGTGATCGAATTGGACTTGCCGAACCTCGCATTGGAGGGTGACTACGAAATCGACGGAAAAGTGATCCTCTTGAGACTTCAGGGATCGGGGCCGGTGTTCGGTAACTTCACGAACTGCAAAGCAAAAGTGAAGCTGCAGGCTGCGACGACGAAAGGCAAGGATGGTCAAAATTTGGTAAACATAGTCGACTTCAAGACAAGAATCGCGGTTGGCAGTGGACATCTGAAGCTGAACAACCTGTTTGGCGGCGATCCTGCTCTCGGTGAGGCAGTCAATGTAGCGATCAACAGTAATTTCGACGCATTCATCAAGGAGATACAGCCATCCCTTGAGAGCGCCATCTCTGACACGTTCCTGCAGATCGCCAACAGCATCCTCACGCAGTTCTCCTACGAAACGCTTTTCCCCTTGTCGTAA
- the LOC143354543 gene encoding circadian clock-controlled protein daywake, giving the protein MMMIVGLFLIAAWTEVVVAELPPGVQACPRTNDLAQYDRCVLKQLNAITPYLAKGIPSLKLPALDPLFLPSLTVDRNLEALKIKANMSQIRVYGATNFLIDELKANPNDLSVAIKVQLPHVHVNGDYDVQGRLLLLPLNGAGNFKGNFTNTEVLVNAQGREVTDKSGVQRLEIDKLVTKIRVGDGNIKLKAPPTHSVAAEAAATFFNSNPRLVLDIASPIIEDTAGTVSRALAARALGVLTKTELLP; this is encoded by the exons ATGATGATGATCGTCGGGCTGTTCCTGATCGCTGCCTGGACCGAGGTTGTCGTTGCTGAACTTC CGCCGGGAGTGCAGGCCTGTCCCCGGACAAATGATCTCGCACAATACGACAGATGTGTGCTGAAGCAACTGAACGCGATCACGCCGTACCTAGCGAAGGGTATACCGTCCTTGAAGCTTCCCGCGCTGGACCCTCTGTTCCTTCCGTCGCTCACGGTCGACAGAAATCTGGAGGCGTTGAAGATCAAGGCCAACATGAGCCAAATACGCGTGTACGGCGCGACCAATTTTCTCATCGATGAGCTGAAGGCGAACCCTAACGACCTCTCGGTGGCCATCAAAGTTCAGCTGCCGCACGTCCACGTGAACGGCGACTATGACGTACAAGGAAGGCTGTTGCTGCTCCCGTTGAACGGAGCTGGTAATTTCAAAGGAAACTTCA CTAATACGGAAGTGCTGGTGAACGCCCAAGGCAGAGAGGTTACCGACAAGAGTGGCGTGCAGAGGCTCGAAATCGATAAGCTCGTGACGAAAATTCGCGTCGGTGACGGAAACATCAAACTAAAAGCACCTCCCACGCACAGCGTAGCCG CCGAGGCAGCCGCGACATTCTTCAATTCGAATCCTCGGCTGGTTCTGGACATCGCCAGTCCGATCATCGAGGACACCGCGGGGACTGTCAGCAGAGCGCTGGCTGCCAGAGCGTTAGGCGTACTGACCAAGACAGAATTGCTTCCCTAG
- the Jhbp2 gene encoding LOW QUALITY PROTEIN: juvenile hormone binding protein 2 (The sequence of the model RefSeq protein was modified relative to this genomic sequence to represent the inferred CDS: substituted 1 base at 1 genomic stop codon), producing the protein MSRCYKAXRIPAGRSFHAKKFDRVATTFNTEEHVEEYHRSRSRMTWASLFLCACALLISAEAVGKYKGLEFLEPCSRNDPNLESCLARSANVLTEHFHHGLPQLGYSEVEPIILDELHIALGGGSDGYRAQFKDIAAKGVSSLRVTGLRARLSDDEVQLQLALSIPKIRAAAKYRSSGTLILVKASGAGDYWGEYEGVKAKVFIRAKPFLAQGRRYLRLQQLKMDFSVQNIRMGVENVRDSNSIILAALNLFINTNSQELLKEMKPDLRRKLVQVMTTFVEKIFAQVPYDAWITD; encoded by the exons ATGTCAAGGTGTTATAAGGCCTGACGCATCCCTGCCGGtcggtcattccacgcgaagaAATTCGATCGAGTCGCGACGACGTTCAACACGGAGGAACACGTAGAAGAGTATCATCGATCGCGATCCAGAATGACCTGGGCTAGCCTATTCTTGTGCGCGTGTGCATTGCTGATCAGTGCCGAGGCGGTCGGCAAGTACAAAGGCCTCGAGTTTCTGGAACCATGCTCCAGAAACGATCCTAATCTGGAGAGCTGCCTCGCGAGATCGGCGAACGTCCTCACCGAACATTTCCATCACG GTCTGCCTCAGCTGGGCTACTCGGAAGTCGAGCCAATCATTTTAGACGAGCTGCACATCGCGCTAGGCGGCGGCTCGGACGGCTACAGAGCCCAGTTCAAGGACATTGCCGCGAAAGGAGTGTCCTCGCTGAGAGTAACAGGTTTGAGGGCTAGGCTGTCGGACGACGAAGTGCAATTGCAATTGGCTCTCAGCATTCCGAAAATCAGAGCGGCAGCCAAATACAGATCCAGTGGTACACTAATCCTGGTAAAAGCCAGCGGTGCTGGTGATTACTGGGGCGAGTACG AGGGCGTCAAGGCCAAAGTTTTCATCCGAGCGAAGCCGTTCTTGGCCCAAGGTCGTCGTTACCTGAGGCTGCAGCAACTGAAGATGGACTTCAGCGTGCAGAACATCAGAATGGGCGTCGAAAACGTTCGCGACAGCAACTCTATAATAC TTGCTGCACTGAACCTGTTTATTAATACGAACAGTCAGGAATTGCTGAAAGAGATGAAACCTGATCTCAGACGGAAGTTGGTTCAAGTGATGACGACCTTCGTCGAGAAAATCTTCGCTCAAGTACCATACGACGCCTGGATCACCGATTAG
- the LOC143354533 gene encoding protein takeout, with the protein MYALLARVCLTAALFCAVSGKLPPYIKPCKKSDPDINKCITNSIDQLRDKLAVGIPELGAPGIEPLNLKSIRLLRGPIGARLDVNLTDLKVAGPSTFKVHDLTADVENVKFTFKISFERLTFQGKYQINARILLLRLAGEGDLSGTFDDYNSDVVLKARKVLRDGETYLTFERMKIKINIGKADLHLSNLFREDSILSTASNELLNQNNALLLDEIRPVLETSLAELFTDVANKITKSFTYKELFPED; encoded by the exons ATGTACGCTCTTCTTGCTCGCGTATG CTTGACGGCGGCTCTGTTCTGTGCTGTTTCCGGCAAGTTAC CGCCGTACATAAAGCCGTGCAAGAAGAGCGACCCCGATATCAACAAATGCATTACCAATTCTATCGACCAGCTTCGTGACAAATTGGCGGTTGGGATCCCAGAACTCGGGGCGCCTGGCATCGAACCTTTGAACCTGAAGTCAATTCGACTCTTGAgaggaccaatcggagcgcgactCGACGTAAACCTCACGGATCTGAAG GTGGCAGGCCCTTCGACGTTCAAAGTTCACGACCTGACGGCCGACGTTGAGAACGTGAAATTCACCTTCAAGATATCCTTCGAGAGGTTAACCTTCCAGGGCAAGTATCAGATCAACGCGAGGATTCTTCTGCTGCGATTAGCTGGCGAAGGAGACCTCTCGGGAACCTTCG acGACTACAACTCCGATGTTGTATTGAAAGCGCGCAAGGTGCTAAGAGACGGAGAGACGTATCTGACTTTCGAGAGGATGAAGATCAAAATCAACATCGGCAAAGCGGATTTACACCTGAGCAATCTTTTCCGCGAAGACTCGATCCTAA GTACCGCCAGCAACGAGCTGTTGAACCAGAACAACGCGTTACTATTAGACGAAATAAGACCGGTGCTTGAGACCTCATTGGCCGAACTCTTCACAGACGTGGCCAACAAGATCACGAAGTCCTTCACTTACAAGGAATTGTTCCCGGAAGATTAA